AATCTATTATGCGCGTCCCCGTATCTTTTTGCGGCTATCCCATGGTAACGAATCTGTCTTGCCTGGTTGTCCAGAGCTTCTTCTCCCTTACCCTTGCGGACTGCAGCGATATACAAAAGTTCCGCTTCCTGTGCCTGTTTTTCCGCACACATTCCTGCTCCCATTTGAGCTACCATCGTAGCTAATTCCACGGAAGCTCCAGTTCTTTCGAAAGAAGATACTAAAGGTCCAAGTGCAGTTCCTCCATTACAGATCGCATCCAAGTCGTCAGAAGCTAGATAATGAGGGACCAAATGGTCTTGGGCATAAGAGTTTAAAGTTGTACCGGTAACTCTATATACGATGGAACAGTTTGCCAGGGTAATTGTAACAATCGTTACAAAAAAAAGGATTCGTTTATTCATTTTATTTCGGGGGTTATTTTTACTTAGAATTATGGGGGATTCTGGAAGAACGTACAGAAGGGATTTACTTCGTCCAATATTTTTTTTCTAATGAGCGTTTTATTTTATGGTGCAGTGTTTCCTAAAAACAATCAGCTCACTGGAGAAGTGACCCGGATCTTTTCTATAAGAGATACTGTCTCTTGGTCAGGTTCCACACCTAATTCTTTTTTCAGGATCTTCTTCATATCTTCGAATTTGCGCAAAGCTTCGTTTTTACGATCTAAAGATTGTAAAGACTCAAAGTGAAATCTCCAAGCCCTTTCATCCAGATCATCCAAACGTATCCAACTTTCCGAATCGGAAAGTAGAGAATTAGCATCCCCTGCTTTTTGGGAATACTCGCATAAGATTCTATAAATTTCGATTAGGTTCTTGCGCAGATATTCACGTTTTAGTTCTGATTCAGGGAAATACAGATCGAATTCGAAAAAATCTCCCGTATAAAGCTCTTGTGCTTCTCTATAGGATTGTACTGCTTCTTCTTCTTTTTTGTTTCGAAGTAACTTTCCGGCAGTCTCAAACTTTCTCTCGAATTCCACAAAGTCCGCTTCTACTAATTCAGGATGGAAGAATAATCTATCTTCTGCGAATACGACCGCTTCCGGATTTCCTAAAATTTTACGGAGACGGAAAAGTAACGCATGTAGGCTGTTCAGAGCATTTTTCTCGGACATTCCTGGCCAAAGATTTTCTAATAATTCTTCCTTATGTACACCTTTTCCAAAACGTACTAACAAAAGTTTAATGAGTTTGAGTAGTTTTTTCTTACTGGAATATTCAGCTGCAGGGATCTTCTTCCCATCCAAATCCAATTCTAATGGACCTAAAGCTCTTACGCTCAATTTTTTAGGGTTACGGTTTTTCTCTTTGAGACCTTTGGATTCGGAACCTTCTCCAGTTAAGTCTTTCGCTTGTATTCTAAAAGAAGAAGCCTCCGGCTTAGTAAGCCATTTGGAAACGGATTCCTTAAATTCCATACGGACTTCCCTTTCCGACTTATTCACAGTCAGGAAGCTGTCCACACAGAACATTAGGATCAAAAAGCTAAAATGAGAAGTATATGGAATGCCGAGCAAATCGCTTGCTACCAAGATATCTGCAATCAAACTCGCGAAAAAAAATACCAATCCGTAAAATAGAAAATGATTTCTAAATCTGTTCTTACGGAACTGATTCATTACCTTCATTACTGTCCAGATAATCATTAGAATACTGGAAAGAAAGATAAACTGCATAATGGTAGGCTGATCTGTTTCATAGATCACTATACCTAAAGAAGGAAAATGTTTCGGATGAGCAACGCTCATTGTATAAGCGTTCGGATCCTGCAAAAGTATCCCTACCAGGATCAGGTTCATGAACACGTATAGCAGAATGAAGTCCCTGCTAAAAAGTTTTTTATAGTTATTCACGAATAATGCGATAAACGTAGCAAATACCACCGCTGTCGCATTCTCCACTCTTTCCCAGGGTAAAGCCTTTTCAGGATTTTCTACATTGATTGTTTGGATAAAACAAAATAGATAAGCTCCATACGCAACTTGAAGCAAGGCAAAGTAAAGAAGGTATGACTGCTTCCGATTTCTAAAATATAAAACTAAATTATGAATCGTACGGTAAACTAATACAGTCACCACCAAATAACATGAAAGCTGGTAATACGTCATATCCACTTTTCGTTTCCTATCTTATCCAGATTCCTGCAACCCATTTATGAAAACGGGACAAAAATTGTGACTAAATGCTCACTATTTTTAAATGCAAGTATTTGAATGAGTTTCCTTTTCTTTTTTAGAAGATTATATAGCGCGTTCTAACGATCGTTATGAAATAATAACCGCCGTTCGACAAAAATCGAACGAAAACTTTTGCGAAATTGTAGCAAAAGAAAATCAAAATTGCATAATATCGATTGAGTGAAGACTCACTCATAAGTTTTTTCTAATTTAGTAATCCAATAAGCTCTCATAAAAAAAAACCGAAAGGGGAAAACCCTTTCGGTCATTTCGATATCTAGTTTTTCGAAATAGCTAGGAGTGTTTAAGGGCAGACAATCAGAGACGCAGGATCTGTAACAGCTTGTCCTACGAATCTCATTCCTCCTAACAGATACGGATCCGCAACTTGAGGAGTATTCAAGGTGAAGAATTGTACCTTATCACTCTTCGCACTGATCGCACAGGATTGAGTTCCTGCAGGATTGATCAATTTAGGGAAAGTGATGTCTGGAGGCATTGGTATCTCTTTCATAATACTGTTCACCATTGGTATCACCAAAGTGGTGACTAACGGAGAGATCACTGATTTAATACCGTCAGGATCCAAACCGAATGGATTATAAGTTTGTCCTTCTAAAACTTCTACGGCATAATCCAAGTTATTCACCGGATCCAAGATTACCTGAAGTGCATTTAAGTTAGCAAATGCAGGGTTATTGGTCGGGTTGGAGAACATTTTGAAACGGAAGTCAGCGTCCGCAGCAAAACTTATCCGAACTGTTCCAAGAGTTTGTTGGTAACCGTTCGCCCTCGTATCGGCTTGGCAATCTGTAAGTTCATCGTCCACGAGTCCTGTGCAAGAAGTTGGTTTCTTAGCGATGATCTGCAATTGCATTTCAGTAAAATACAATCTCATCTTAGGTACTCCAGTGGCAGTCATCGGTTTAAACTTCACGTTAGGTGCATGGATCGGAGACATCACCATATCGATATCATCGTAAGATTTTACCGGAGGTGCTATCGCATTGGAACCGTTCAGACCTTGTAATTTATTTCTTCCTGGCACAAGGATTGTAACCAGAGGAGAAGCTTTTAAGAAAGAAGTGGTCAACGCGAACAGAGGATCTGCGCCGGCAAAAGCATTCATTCCATCGATAAACGCTTTGTTTAACACGATATCCAATCCCCTTCTCTGCCATAAATGGAATGCAGCCTGAGAGATCGTATCTGTATGCATAGAGATCAAGAACCCAGGGTTCGCAGCGGATTGGCTGAATTGATAAGTAGAAGGAGGTGGATTTGCCGCAGTCCAAGTCCTTGTAGTAACCATTCCTGTTTTTCCGGATTGGGTTCTGAGTCCACCTGCAGGGTTATAACCGCTCGTAAACGCAAAGTCCAGAGAAGTCACAAGTCCTTTATTAGTACCATCATGTTTGATGGCAGCATCCGTATTCAATTTGAACTTCACCGTTAATGGGAAGTTTCCAAGTGGTGCGGGAAGATAACTTGGTAAAGTGATCGTAACTCCAGTGTCTCTCAAGTCGGCAATCACCGAGTTCAGAACGTTAGGAGCAATCCTTTGCACGATATCTCTGAGCATGTATTGGGTGATAATCTGTTTCACTTGGTCCACAGTCAGGTTCGCCATATTACTAAGCTCTTCTCTACCTACGAGAGCTTCGATGATGGTGTTAAAACCTTCACTACCATGAATATAAGTCATCGGAGCAGTATACATGAAGTCAGAAGTATCTTCCCCAGGATATAAACCTGATAACGACATATGCAAAGGGTTTGCCCATGGGCGTATGAAGAAGTTATTCGAATTCGCAAGTATCTGTGCAACGCTAGGATTATCAGGGAAATAATCGTCGTTCACGGTAAAAGGAGTCCGAACAGTCATATTGATTAAACCGTCGGAAGTCACAGTCATATTGTTACGAGTACGAGCCAATGCCAAACGAGGTTTGGAAAGTTTTACGTCGTTCCAATCATAACCTGCCGGATTTAAAGTTCCTTCTACTGCAGGATCCCAGTTCAACTTAGCAGTTGTTCTGAATACGAGCAATGCACCCGGTCCGTTAAATGCCCCATACCAATCCTCGAAACGAGAGACTACTAAAAGATCCACTTCGGTATATCTGGATTTAAGATCCAAACCTAATCCAGGATTTACTCCTCCGGAGCCAGGGTTTACTTTTAAGTCTGCAACAACGTTTCCTAACTGGGTTCCGGTTCCTGCAGAACAACCATGAGTTGCGTTATTTGATCCACAACGGACAAACTTAGGAAGTCTCATGTCCGTTACATATACGTCCAGAGTGATAGCAGCACTTCCGTCTGCAATTCCACCGGAAGCCACGTTTAAGATAGCACTGTATTTAGAGAATGGTCCCGGAGCGATTTTTTCGATATGATATGAATCGAAGAAACATGCGGGGAATGCACAATCTAACAAATCTTCTCCTGCCGATCCGATATCACCTTCCGGTCTACCGAATGGAGAGAATACTGTGGAAGTATATCCGCCGTTTTTATAAGATTTTACATCGGTAGGATAATGGCAAAGACTCCAAGCGGCCTCACCCCAATGGAATAAATTTTTACAAGCCTGAGGATAATTTGCGTTATTCTGGTTTTGCCCACAGTTATTACTATTATAGGTATTCCACCATTGGTCTCTATCGATACCATTTCTCTTTTTAGGGTGATAAGGAGGTCCGTTATCCGTAACACAGTCAGGGTGTCTTACCCAACAATATCCTCTTCCAGCGCCGCCAGATTTAGCTCCAAACACAGGAATATAATCGAAATCTTTAAATGCTGCTACGTTCGCATCCCCAGACATTTTAGCATCTTGTCTCATACAAGCTTCGCCGATGGTCCAATTTCCGTTTTCGAAGAATTTTTTCTTAGGAAAATCAGGCATTCCTAATAAGAATTCTTGGAAAGTACGAGGAGTTCCGGTTGAATCCTTCACCTTGAAAGCGCCTGTAGTATATTTCTGGATGGCTTTTCCTAAGAATGGAAGCATCTGCGCTTCGTCCATTACACCGTTTGCCACGTAAGGAAGAACTCCGTTGGCATTCTCCAATCTACCGTAGTTAAAGCTAAAATACTTGCGGAAAGTTTTTCCGTTCGTAGTAGCAATCTCATAATAGTAGGTATTCCCACCGACCGTTGGAGGAACTTGAGAAGTGCTCAGGTTCAAAGAAATTGTAGCGCTCATAGAGCAAGGAGGAGTGGTACAAATATCCTGAGAATTGCTGGATCCGATCTTTTTCAAAGAAACGGATTGGATATAATTTTCTCCCGCAACAGGGCTTGAATATGTAGAAGCGAGTGTAAGAGCGGCGGACTGGTCGAATGTTATATCATTCGTGCCGTTCAAAGTGTATTGGCTTCCTTGTGTGATCTTATTTGTAAGACCATAATCCAATCCAGTTCTGAAAGTGATTGTATAGTTTTCGAGAGAAACCGCGCCTATGGTAGCAGCGTCCTGATTGATAGTAAGAGTATAAGTCTCAGCCGGTTTCAATTCTCTATAAGGATTGAAACGAAGTTTCTGACTACTCATCCAATAGAATTCTCCACCAGGAGTAGGTCCGGAAAGATTTCCGGAAACGCCGGTGATGGAAAAACTCGATTCTACAGTAGCCTTATTCATCGGATGGGAAAAACGGATTTCCAATTCTTTGTATCTATCCACGTTTTCAGTGGAATTGATGAATAAAGTTGCCTGAGGATTACTAGAACCAAAATCTACAGGAAGAACAGCGGTATCGTTGTCCACACTGTTATACGGAGGCTGAAGATTCGGATTCGCGCCGAATATTCTTCCTCCAGAAAAGAATCCTAGGTCGAAAATATCCGACATTGCAAATCCTTTCATTTTTTCAGGGCTACATCCTAAAACGCCTGCCCATAAAATAGAAAGGATCGCGAGTTTGATTCCCTTATCGACATTAGAAACTTTTATATTTTTCAGATTCATTTCCAGCCCTCGACTTATTTTTCCCAAAAAAATTCTCTTCATTATTCTCACCGGGTGAATACCGTAACAAACCTATCCCAATAGGTGTCCGAGTTTTCATCTTCGTTAAATCTGTCGTAGAATACGAATCCGTCCGGGAATTGTTTTTTACCCGTAGAAGCAAGATCCGCAAAAATACCCATCAACACTCCTGCCGTATAGATCAGTGAGCTTTGGTCTTCTCTTTGTGTTTGGATCATATCCGACACTAAAAGTCGTTTAGCGTCTTTGAATATGGATTTAAGTGAATGCGGACTTTTCATATCCGCTTCTAAGTAAGAGTAGAATTCGCCGGTCTTTACGATTCCCATCAACACTCCTACGGTGCTTCTTCCGTAAGGAGCGGAGACTTGTGCAAGATCTGCAGTATCTACGCTTAATAAATTCGTAATTAAGTAATCCTGGGTATTGGACTGATCACGAGTGAGTCCTCCCAGAAGATCCACGATCCCTGACAACTGGGCATTCGTAGGAATATTATCTATGATCATGTCCATGGAGAAATCCAAGGTAGGGATCAGACTATAAACAGAATCCGGATCGAAATAATCCCGGAGACGAACCGCCCAATTCCCTAACCTATCCCACTCCGGATCATAGATATTCGCAACGCGTGAGTCAGGGAATGCCGCAAGCATATCTCTAACTTCTCCTAAGTATGCTTCCAAGTTGAATTGGACTGCGGTTGGACTTTCGTTTGCAAGTTTCACTTCGCCGATCAAATCCGCGATGGATTGGAAGGTAAGAAGTGCACCACTTGCTCTTTCCGGTTTTCCCATCTCGGCAAGCATTTGCACGAATGTGGATAAAAGGTCCGTTCTGGACATCAAATTCAAGAGTCCGTCTTGGTATCTTCTCTCATTTTCAGCTAAGATAGAAAGTGGAGAACGTACAGGTTTACTGGAGATCGGATCCAGATAGCGGAAGAAATACTCCGATTCAGTTGCAGAGTTACTTCTCACGCTCGAGTCAGAGTTCACAATTTTTACGACATCGATCGTTCTTCCACCGCTATTAGGCTCAGGATCTGTAATCCTTGCCAGAAGTGGTCTAGTTAAAGCTGCACTAAGTCCAGTTAATATCTGGAATGGGTTTTTGTTCAAACTTGGGCTTGCTTGGTCATCCAAAGTCCAGGCAAGAGAAAGTATCAAAGGAAGAAGTCGGTTTCTTTGTCCCCAAGCATCTTCTACTGATTTTCCGTAAAGAGCCACATTCGGTCCGGATGGAAGAACCTTATCCGGAGTTAAGAAAGAAAGTCTTTCCATTACGGCAAAGTTAGCCGCAATCACTTGAGGAATTACTCCGTAAGAATCTTCCGGACTCGGATAGAAAATACTGTAAACGGAAGCGTCCCCTAAACTATTGAATGTCAAAGAACCAGAACCGCTCGTTCCATAATCCCAGGCTTCCAGATAGAACATACTATCACCCGGAATATCAGAATAATTCTCTTGTAGAATCGGGACACCAGGTTGTCTGAAATTAGGTTGAGTTGAACTTGCACAACCAGGTTTAATAAAAGTATTTTTGATCTTCCAGATCGCATTGATACGATCCGCACAAACTGTTCCGTCTTGCAGGACTGGTCTTGCATTCATAAGACCAGTCATACCATTTGCGATTAATGTCACAAATGCCGCCATCTTATACGGAACACCGCTACCAAGAGAAGCACGTAAAGGAATGACTGCCACCATACGTTTTTCATGAAGAAGCCATTGGAAATTCTTATAGATCGCTTCCTCGTCGGTATCTACCGCCCTTTCGGTTACATTGTCTTTTGGAATTTCCCAAACAGGGATGCTCCAACCTTTTGCTCCGGAAGCATTCGCGCCGGCAGCAACCGGAGTGAAAGAATTATTAGCTACAACCGCATTTGTTTCGCGTCCGCCTGGACCTACCCACTTACAGATTGTTCCACCGCTACAAGAGCCGCTTGCAGTATTCGAAACCTTAATTCTGTATTCGGAAGTATTCCAGGATTCTTTGTAAATCAGGTCCACACCATTGGAATCTCTATATAATTTTCCATCGATAGTGAGGACATTCCCGCCTGAATCCACACGGTTTTTATTATAGTATGGGCCGCCGCCGGAGATCAGAACGGTGCGGATCAATTTCATGATAAAAGGAATCGTCTTGGTATAGACCGGATCATTGGCAACAGGTATGATCGCTGGATCCGGAGCTTCCAATAAGGTTAAAGTTGGAGTATTGAGCCCGATGGAAAGAGCTGTAGGAGTAGAAGCATCCCCATTCTTAAACACAGCACCGTCAACAGAGCTTTGGTTCATAAAAGATTTGATCCCAATGCTTCCAGTCATTGCAGATCTCATAGAATAGATACTGTCACCTACGGTGAGAACTCCGCCAGTCATAGGGCCGCCGTTTACGGAACCGTTAGGCTCTAATCTCATAATAGAAGTATCAGCAGGATTTTCCCAACGGAATCCGAAAGTATCGGACAAGGTTAGAATGAACATTAAGGATTCTAATGCGGTAATAGGGCTACTGGTAATATTCGCAGGATCAGCTCTGTCCAAACCGGAAGCATCCATACGGATCAACTCTCTAAGAGAATTGTCTACACCGGTTACACCTGAGGAGAAATCGAACTTTGCAAAGTTTTTAGCCATTTCCAAGGAGAGAATAACGTTTGGATCAGCAGTATAATTTCCTCCTCTTCCAAGCATTGGCCTTAAATAACGGAAGGATTCTGACATGACGGTAGCAAATTCCGAAGGATAAGTAGCATCCCTATAATCCGCAAAGGCAGGATCAGAATATACAGAACCGCCTACTGTATAAAATTTCTCTAAATTAACTACCAGGTTTTTAAGAACAGTCTCGGA
This genomic window from Leptospira neocaledonica contains:
- a CDS encoding BTAD domain-containing putative transcriptional regulator codes for the protein MTYYQLSCYLVVTVLVYRTIHNLVLYFRNRKQSYLLYFALLQVAYGAYLFCFIQTINVENPEKALPWERVENATAVVFATFIALFVNNYKKLFSRDFILLYVFMNLILVGILLQDPNAYTMSVAHPKHFPSLGIVIYETDQPTIMQFIFLSSILMIIWTVMKVMNQFRKNRFRNHFLFYGLVFFFASLIADILVASDLLGIPYTSHFSFLILMFCVDSFLTVNKSEREVRMEFKESVSKWLTKPEASSFRIQAKDLTGEGSESKGLKEKNRNPKKLSVRALGPLELDLDGKKIPAAEYSSKKKLLKLIKLLLVRFGKGVHKEELLENLWPGMSEKNALNSLHALLFRLRKILGNPEAVVFAEDRLFFHPELVEADFVEFERKFETAGKLLRNKKEEEAVQSYREAQELYTGDFFEFDLYFPESELKREYLRKNLIEIYRILCEYSQKAGDANSLLSDSESWIRLDDLDERAWRFHFESLQSLDRKNEALRKFEDMKKILKKELGVEPDQETVSLIEKIRVTSPVS
- a CDS encoding Ig-like domain-containing protein, with protein sequence MKRIFLGKISRGLEMNLKNIKVSNVDKGIKLAILSILWAGVLGCSPEKMKGFAMSDIFDLGFFSGGRIFGANPNLQPPYNSVDNDTAVLPVDFGSSNPQATLFINSTENVDRYKELEIRFSHPMNKATVESSFSITGVSGNLSGPTPGGEFYWMSSQKLRFNPYRELKPAETYTLTINQDAATIGAVSLENYTITFRTGLDYGLTNKITQGSQYTLNGTNDITFDQSAALTLASTYSSPVAGENYIQSVSLKKIGSSNSQDICTTPPCSMSATISLNLSTSQVPPTVGGNTYYYEIATTNGKTFRKYFSFNYGRLENANGVLPYVANGVMDEAQMLPFLGKAIQKYTTGAFKVKDSTGTPRTFQEFLLGMPDFPKKKFFENGNWTIGEACMRQDAKMSGDANVAAFKDFDYIPVFGAKSGGAGRGYCWVRHPDCVTDNGPPYHPKKRNGIDRDQWWNTYNSNNCGQNQNNANYPQACKNLFHWGEAAWSLCHYPTDVKSYKNGGYTSTVFSPFGRPEGDIGSAGEDLLDCAFPACFFDSYHIEKIAPGPFSKYSAILNVASGGIADGSAAITLDVYVTDMRLPKFVRCGSNNATHGCSAGTGTQLGNVVADLKVNPGSGGVNPGLGLDLKSRYTEVDLLVVSRFEDWYGAFNGPGALLVFRTTAKLNWDPAVEGTLNPAGYDWNDVKLSKPRLALARTRNNMTVTSDGLINMTVRTPFTVNDDYFPDNPSVAQILANSNNFFIRPWANPLHMSLSGLYPGEDTSDFMYTAPMTYIHGSEGFNTIIEALVGREELSNMANLTVDQVKQIITQYMLRDIVQRIAPNVLNSVIADLRDTGVTITLPSYLPAPLGNFPLTVKFKLNTDAAIKHDGTNKGLVTSLDFAFTSGYNPAGGLRTQSGKTGMVTTRTWTAANPPPSTYQFSQSAANPGFLISMHTDTISQAAFHLWQRRGLDIVLNKAFIDGMNAFAGADPLFALTTSFLKASPLVTILVPGRNKLQGLNGSNAIAPPVKSYDDIDMVMSPIHAPNVKFKPMTATGVPKMRLYFTEMQLQIIAKKPTSCTGLVDDELTDCQADTRANGYQQTLGTVRISFAADADFRFKMFSNPTNNPAFANLNALQVILDPVNNLDYAVEVLEGQTYNPFGLDPDGIKSVISPLVTTLVIPMVNSIMKEIPMPPDITFPKLINPAGTQSCAISAKSDKVQFFTLNTPQVADPYLLGGMRFVGQAVTDPASLIVCP
- a CDS encoding tryptophan 2,3-dioxygenase → MGCQAGGEKSSADTFYDNIDYKGIRLFNLFDDYPSIKSGFQSLEPINFNLKLESSMTIPYREDIVGFLRVSGDLLLKPEAHVRQSLLRVHSLLDRIEKAPNNAFDVLQPWLESLRTYRKPVLRNMAPLSQTALKYMYMNYSKETMETKFKEVSTVLKDPEIRILFVELEDVIDKAINRNTNAKQAIFGLLQGMVDPSLISDRVMKEKMIQIISALGKSFRQRAGFSDAKSSETVLKNLVVNLEKFYTVGGSVYSDPAFADYRDATYPSEFATVMSESFRYLRPMLGRGGNYTADPNVILSLEMAKNFAKFDFSSGVTGVDNSLRELIRMDASGLDRADPANITSSPITALESLMFILTLSDTFGFRWENPADTSIMRLEPNGSVNGGPMTGGVLTVGDSIYSMRSAMTGSIGIKSFMNQSSVDGAVFKNGDASTPTALSIGLNTPTLTLLEAPDPAIIPVANDPVYTKTIPFIMKLIRTVLISGGGPYYNKNRVDSGGNVLTIDGKLYRDSNGVDLIYKESWNTSEYRIKVSNTASGSCSGGTICKWVGPGGRETNAVVANNSFTPVAAGANASGAKGWSIPVWEIPKDNVTERAVDTDEEAIYKNFQWLLHEKRMVAVIPLRASLGSGVPYKMAAFVTLIANGMTGLMNARPVLQDGTVCADRINAIWKIKNTFIKPGCASSTQPNFRQPGVPILQENYSDIPGDSMFYLEAWDYGTSGSGSLTFNSLGDASVYSIFYPSPEDSYGVIPQVIAANFAVMERLSFLTPDKVLPSGPNVALYGKSVEDAWGQRNRLLPLILSLAWTLDDQASPSLNKNPFQILTGLSAALTRPLLARITDPEPNSGGRTIDVVKIVNSDSSVRSNSATESEYFFRYLDPISSKPVRSPLSILAENERRYQDGLLNLMSRTDLLSTFVQMLAEMGKPERASGALLTFQSIADLIGEVKLANESPTAVQFNLEAYLGEVRDMLAAFPDSRVANIYDPEWDRLGNWAVRLRDYFDPDSVYSLIPTLDFSMDMIIDNIPTNAQLSGIVDLLGGLTRDQSNTQDYLITNLLSVDTADLAQVSAPYGRSTVGVLMGIVKTGEFYSYLEADMKSPHSLKSIFKDAKRLLVSDMIQTQREDQSSLIYTAGVLMGIFADLASTGKKQFPDGFVFYDRFNEDENSDTYWDRFVTVFTR